A region from the Pithys albifrons albifrons isolate INPA30051 chromosome Z, PitAlb_v1, whole genome shotgun sequence genome encodes:
- the ENHO gene encoding adropin produces the protein MGAALSTGAIVAISFNCVIALLILILFLILCKACRTPSCPKTSPVSDADESRNEEKYLLQP, from the coding sequence ATGGGGGCTGCTCTCTCCACCGGAGCGATTGTGGCAATTTCTTTTAACTGTGTCATCGCGTTGctcatcctcatcctcttcCTTATCCTCTGCAAAGCCTGCAGGACCCCTTCATGTCCCAAGACAAGCCCAGTTTCTGATGCGGATGAGTCAAGGAATGAAGAGAAGTACCTGCTGCAGCCCTGA
- the RPP25L gene encoding ribonuclease P protein subunit p25-like protein, with product MENYKKTKIVEKPCPLPFTDLATDITEMKVKDGSKIRNLMGYAMSKMEQECVRQILFTGSGKAVSKTITCVEIMKRRLKELHQITKVLFRQIEEIWEPIVPEAGLDALTVKRNIPAICVLLSKDPLDPQEPGYQAPGSFDAFWTETLRAESQGQMKRKQGGGRGVGSTGKHRRSAGAAPGAP from the coding sequence ATGGAGAACTATAAGAAGACCAAAATCGTGGAGAAACCTTGTCCTCTTCCTTTCACTGACCTGGCCACTGATATCACTGAAATGAAGGTGAAGGACGGGAGCAAAATCAGGAATCTGATGGGCTATGCCATGAGCAAGATGGAGCAGGAGTGTGTGAGGCAGATTCTCTTCACTGGCTCAGGCAAGGCCGTGAGCAAGACCATCACCTGTGTGGAAATCATGAAGCGACGGCTCAAGGAGCTGCACCAGATCACCAAAGTGCTCTTCAGACAGATCGAGGAGATCTGGGAGCCCATTGTGCCTGAGGCCGGCCTCGATGCCTTGACAGTGAAGAGGAACATTCCTGCcatctgtgtcctgctcagcaAAGACCCCCTGGACCCTCAGGAGCCGGGATACCAAGCTCCAGGATCCTTTGATGCCTTCTGGACTGAGACGCTGCGAGCGGAGTCGCAGGGCCAGATGAAGAGGAAGCAGGGTGGGGGCCGGGGcgtgggcagcacagggaagcaCCGGCGCTCCGCAGGGGCCGCGCCGGGAGCGCCCTGA